From one Erythrobacter sp. HKB08 genomic stretch:
- a CDS encoding sterol desaturase family protein encodes MSRGKTLFAIAAGAAVVGLMIAERKRPLRQQTQPDITRNLRNFAMGASCAVIVSAIEEPLCQRIAAKNLSERRGFAQWMPKPLRVLAGVAAMDYGFYLWHVATHKVPFLWRFHRVHHIDRDMDMSTAVRFHFIDMLVSLPWRLVQVRLSGVSPKSMRLWRNFFNASILFHHSNLRLPDGMDETLSLVLTTPKMHGIHHSKRVEEMDSNWTSGLSFWDRLHGTFRSSPPPEAIDIGVDDIHADMDVVFTRSLVAPFEDQPERR; translated from the coding sequence ATGTCTCGCGGCAAGACCCTTTTCGCGATTGCAGCCGGCGCCGCCGTGGTCGGGCTGATGATCGCCGAGCGCAAGCGGCCGCTCCGCCAGCAGACCCAGCCCGACATCACGCGCAACCTGCGCAATTTCGCAATGGGCGCAAGCTGCGCGGTCATCGTCTCGGCAATCGAGGAACCGCTGTGCCAGCGCATCGCGGCGAAGAACCTCTCCGAGCGGCGCGGCTTCGCACAATGGATGCCGAAACCGCTTCGCGTCCTCGCCGGCGTGGCAGCGATGGATTACGGTTTCTACCTGTGGCACGTCGCGACGCACAAGGTGCCGTTCCTGTGGCGTTTCCACCGGGTCCACCATATCGACCGCGACATGGACATGAGCACCGCGGTGCGGTTCCATTTCATCGACATGCTGGTCTCGCTGCCGTGGCGCCTGGTGCAGGTCCGCCTGTCGGGTGTGAGCCCGAAATCGATGCGCCTCTGGCGCAATTTCTTCAACGCCTCGATCCTGTTCCACCATTCGAACCTGCGCTTGCCCGACGGGATGGACGAAACGCTCTCGCTCGTCCTGACGACGCCGAAGATGCACGGCATCCACCACTCGAAGCGGGTCGAGGAGATGGACAGCAACTGGACCAGCGGCCTCAGCTTCTGGGACCGGCTCCACGGCACCTTCCGCAGCAGCCCGCCGCCCGAAGCGATCGATATCGGCGTCGACGACATCCATGCCGACATGGACGTGGTGTTCACCCGCAGCCTCGTCGCCCCGTTCGAGGACCAGCCCGAGCGGCGCTAG
- a CDS encoding endonuclease/exonuclease/phosphatase family protein: MNFRKILFGLVFGLLALMLVASLVSLIDTNRGIVRMLDFVREPMIYLAVLLGVVAIFAVAGRRIIAAGLAVLVIGINLWRIWPYTVFAPTQVPLPDDVDGMSCASVLAFNVLQPNDRYDETAALIERVDPDILLLMETNETWLAKLEPQLSAYPHRVDMPLDNKYGMAFATRLPVEKARMVANTSADTPTLYATLQMEDGARFEVIGLHPRPPLPGESTAKRDANIARAGRETPDSLPNVLAIGDFNDVPWSRTTQNFVHEGGYLDPRAGRGSFATFPADYVFVGWPLDQIFIKEGVRVESFEIGEDVGSDHLPLIARVCVDPASGGS; the protein is encoded by the coding sequence GTGAACTTTCGCAAAATTCTTTTCGGACTGGTTTTCGGGCTGCTCGCTCTCATGCTGGTCGCGAGCCTCGTCTCGCTGATCGACACCAATCGCGGGATCGTGCGCATGCTCGATTTCGTGCGCGAGCCGATGATCTACCTTGCGGTCCTGCTCGGCGTCGTGGCGATATTCGCCGTCGCGGGCCGGCGGATCATTGCCGCCGGGCTGGCAGTGCTGGTGATCGGCATCAACCTGTGGCGCATCTGGCCCTACACCGTGTTCGCTCCGACGCAGGTTCCCTTGCCCGACGATGTCGACGGCATGAGCTGCGCGAGCGTGCTCGCCTTCAACGTGCTCCAGCCGAACGATCGCTACGATGAAACCGCCGCGCTGATCGAGCGGGTCGATCCCGACATCCTGCTATTAATGGAAACCAACGAGACGTGGCTCGCCAAGCTCGAGCCGCAGCTTTCCGCCTATCCCCACCGCGTCGACATGCCGCTCGACAACAAATACGGCATGGCCTTCGCCACCCGCCTGCCGGTCGAGAAGGCCCGCATGGTCGCGAATACCTCGGCCGACACGCCGACGCTTTATGCGACCTTGCAGATGGAAGACGGCGCGCGCTTCGAAGTCATTGGCCTGCACCCGCGCCCGCCACTGCCGGGCGAAAGCACGGCCAAGCGCGATGCCAATATCGCCAGGGCCGGGCGCGAGACGCCCGACAGCCTGCCGAACGTGCTGGCGATCGGCGATTTCAACGACGTTCCGTGGTCGCGCACGACCCAGAATTTCGTCCATGAAGGCGGCTATCTCGATCCGCGCGCCGGTCGCGGGAGCTTCGCGACCTTCCCTGCTGACTATGTCTTCGTCGGCTGGCCGCTCGACCAGATCTTCATCAAGGAAGGCGTTCGCGTCGAAAGTTTCGAAATCGGCGAGGATGTCGGCTCGGACCACCTGCCGCTCATCGCGCGGGTGTGCGTCGATCCGGCGAGCGGTGGCAGCTAG
- a CDS encoding aspartyl/asparaginyl beta-hydroxylase domain-containing protein, protein MLRESDEQGVARTESGAGQAPPGERYVRPSQKGLVAFGKRLRDPVNRFLARQSRIGDDPVIDPALVPGLAEVAPHWREIRAEIEPLIRERAQIPPFGKISPDHRRIASTPAWKSFFFQGYGYHAAENEARCPRTSELVASIPGVIVAFLSIMEPGTHVPLHRGLTKSWLNCHLPIMLPTTPGRCEIAIDGQIHRWREGEWLVFDETYRHEVWNETSEPRVLLMLQVQRDMKLPGRIATRMIYHAVRNSRFVGDVRKAIGS, encoded by the coding sequence ATGCTAAGGGAATCGGACGAGCAAGGGGTCGCTCGTACGGAAAGTGGCGCGGGCCAGGCGCCACCCGGCGAGCGTTATGTGCGGCCGAGCCAGAAAGGGCTCGTCGCTTTCGGCAAACGCCTGCGCGATCCGGTCAACCGCTTCCTCGCCCGCCAGTCGCGCATCGGCGATGATCCGGTCATCGATCCGGCACTGGTCCCCGGCCTCGCGGAAGTTGCCCCGCACTGGCGCGAGATACGCGCAGAGATCGAGCCGCTGATCCGCGAGCGCGCGCAAATCCCGCCTTTCGGCAAGATTTCGCCCGACCACCGCCGTATCGCCTCGACACCGGCGTGGAAGAGCTTCTTCTTCCAGGGCTACGGCTATCACGCTGCCGAGAACGAGGCGCGCTGCCCGCGCACGAGCGAGCTGGTTGCCTCGATCCCCGGCGTGATCGTCGCCTTCCTCTCGATCATGGAGCCGGGCACGCATGTCCCGCTCCATCGCGGCCTCACCAAGTCATGGCTCAACTGCCACCTGCCGATCATGCTGCCGACGACACCGGGACGCTGCGAAATCGCGATCGACGGTCAAATCCATCGCTGGCGCGAGGGCGAATGGCTGGTGTTCGACGAAACCTATCGCCACGAAGTCTGGAACGAGACGAGCGAGCCGCGCGTGCTGCTCATGCTGCAGGTCCAGCGCGACATGAAGCTGCCCGGCCGCATCGCGACACGGATGATCTATCACGCAGTGCGCAATTCCCGCTTCGTCGGCGATGTGCGCAAGGCGATCGGAAGCTAG
- the groL gene encoding chaperonin GroEL (60 kDa chaperone family; promotes refolding of misfolded polypeptides especially under stressful conditions; forms two stacked rings of heptamers to form a barrel-shaped 14mer; ends can be capped by GroES; misfolded proteins enter the barrel where they are refolded when GroES binds): MAAKDVKFSRDAREGILKGVDTLANAVKVTLGPKGRNVVIDKSFGAPRITKDGVTVAKEIELKDKFENMGAQMIKEVASKANDAAGDGTTTATVLAQAIVNEGMKSVAAGMNPMDLKRGIDLAVEKIVADLKGRSKDVSGSEEIAQVGVISANGDREVGEKIAEAMEKVGKEGVITVDESKGLEFELETVEGMQFDRGYLSPYFITNPDKMTVELENPYILIHEKKLSNLQSMLPVLEAAVQSGRPLLIIAEDIEGEALATLVVNKLRGGLKVAAVKAPGFGDRRKAMLQDIAILTKGEMVSEDLGIKLENVTLGMLGQAKRVTIDKDNTTIVDGAGDEADIKARVGEIRTQIDNTSSDYDREKLQERLAKLAGGVAVIKVGGATEVEVKERKDRVDDALHATRAAVEEGIVPGGGTALLYATKTLDGLEGANDDQTRGIDIVRRALQAPVRQIASNAGHDGAVVAGKLMDANDETLGFNAATDTYENLVAAGVIDPTKVVRTALQDAASVAGLLITTEAAIVEKPDDKPAPAMPDMGGMGGGMGF; encoded by the coding sequence ATGGCTGCCAAGGACGTGAAATTCTCGCGCGACGCGCGCGAAGGCATCCTCAAGGGCGTCGATACGCTCGCAAACGCCGTGAAGGTGACGCTCGGCCCGAAGGGTCGCAACGTCGTCATCGACAAGAGCTTCGGCGCACCGCGCATCACCAAGGACGGCGTCACCGTCGCCAAGGAAATCGAACTGAAGGACAAGTTCGAGAACATGGGCGCGCAGATGATCAAGGAAGTCGCATCGAAGGCGAACGACGCCGCCGGTGACGGCACGACCACTGCGACCGTCCTGGCGCAGGCGATCGTCAACGAAGGCATGAAGTCGGTTGCTGCCGGCATGAACCCGATGGACCTCAAGCGCGGCATCGACCTCGCGGTCGAAAAGATCGTCGCCGATCTCAAGGGCCGTTCGAAGGACGTTTCCGGCTCGGAAGAAATCGCCCAGGTCGGCGTGATTTCGGCCAATGGCGACCGTGAAGTCGGCGAGAAGATCGCCGAAGCCATGGAAAAGGTCGGCAAGGAAGGCGTGATCACCGTCGACGAGAGCAAGGGTCTCGAATTCGAACTCGAAACCGTCGAAGGCATGCAGTTCGACCGCGGCTACCTGTCGCCCTACTTCATCACCAACCCGGACAAGATGACGGTCGAACTCGAAAACCCGTACATCCTGATCCACGAGAAGAAGCTGTCGAACCTGCAGTCGATGCTGCCGGTGCTCGAAGCGGCCGTCCAGTCGGGCCGTCCGCTGCTGATCATCGCGGAAGACATCGAAGGCGAAGCGCTCGCGACCCTCGTCGTGAACAAGCTGCGCGGTGGCCTCAAGGTTGCTGCGGTCAAGGCTCCGGGCTTCGGCGATCGCCGCAAGGCCATGCTGCAGGACATCGCGATCCTCACCAAGGGCGAGATGGTCAGCGAAGACCTCGGCATCAAGCTCGAGAACGTCACGCTCGGCATGCTCGGCCAGGCCAAGCGCGTCACCATCGACAAGGACAACACCACGATCGTCGACGGTGCCGGTGACGAAGCCGACATCAAGGCTCGCGTCGGTGAAATCCGCACGCAGATCGACAACACCTCGTCCGACTACGACCGCGAGAAGCTGCAGGAACGCCTGGCCAAGCTCGCTGGCGGCGTTGCCGTGATCAAGGTCGGCGGTGCGACCGAAGTCGAAGTGAAGGAACGCAAGGACCGCGTCGACGACGCCCTGCACGCAACCCGTGCAGCCGTCGAAGAAGGCATCGTCCCGGGCGGCGGTACCGCGCTGCTCTACGCGACCAAGACGCTCGACGGCCTCGAAGGCGCGAACGACGACCAGACCCGCGGCATCGACATCGTCCGCCGTGCGCTGCAGGCTCCGGTTCGCCAGATCGCCAGCAACGCAGGCCACGACGGCGCCGTCGTCGCAGGCAAGCTGATGGACGCGAATGACGAAACCCTCGGCTTCAACGCCGCGACCGACACCTACGAAAACCTCGTGGCTGCCGGCGTCATCGACCCGACCAAGGTCGTGCGCACCGCACTGCAGGACGCAGCTTCGGTTGCCGGCCTGCTGATCACGACGGAAGCCGCGATCGTCGAGAAGCCGGACGACAAGCCGGCCCCGGCAATGCCCGACATGGGCGGCATGGGCGGCGGCATGGGCTTCTAA
- the groES gene encoding co-chaperone GroES: protein MAFRPLHDRVLVRRIEADQKTAGGIIIPDSAQEKPSEGEVVAVGEGARDDDGDRIALDVKAGDRVLFGKWSGTEVKIDGEDLLIMKESDIMGIIS, encoded by the coding sequence ATGGCATTTCGTCCGCTGCACGACCGCGTTCTGGTTCGTCGCATCGAAGCCGACCAGAAGACCGCTGGCGGCATCATCATTCCCGACAGCGCCCAGGAAAAGCCGAGCGAAGGCGAAGTCGTCGCCGTCGGTGAAGGCGCCCGCGACGACGATGGCGACCGTATCGCCCTCGACGTGAAGGCAGGCGACCGCGTCCTGTTCGGCAAGTGGTCGGGCACCGAAGTCAAGATCGACGGCGAAGACCTGCTGATCATGAAGGAAAGCGACATCATGGGGATCATTTCCTGA
- a CDS encoding MATE family efflux transporter yields the protein MELGATLRLSWPLALANLLQMLTYAIDVMFIARLGEEPLAASAIAVALFGLVMWALSGLTGAVAPVIAAELGERGPALRPVRRATRMALWLSIIAGIAGMGLCLLLGPIMRATGQQETIIGLATSYNVILVFSMIPMLIANVLRSYVSALGRPVFATAITGLGILINGFANYAFIFGNFGAPELGLRGAAVATIITSIMVVLAYVLAIRLTKGLHRYRIFGRWWSADWNRFWQVIRIGTPIALTITAEAGIFGAAAFLMGNIGTAQLAAHTVALQIAALAFQVPFGVGQAATIRVGYFYGARDPEGMARAGWTGIALGTGFMALTASAMILAPMPLLAIYLDPWDAKNAVLVGFALKYLVIAAAFQLFDGMQAVAAGALRGLQDTRVPMWIAAFSYWVPGIGVALVLGFATPLEGVGVWIGLATGLFFAAILLTWRWYRRDRLGLTNRPLRAA from the coding sequence ATGGAACTGGGAGCCACGCTTCGGCTGTCCTGGCCGCTGGCGCTCGCCAATCTCCTGCAGATGCTCACCTACGCGATCGACGTCATGTTTATCGCGCGCCTCGGCGAGGAACCGCTCGCCGCATCGGCCATCGCGGTCGCGCTGTTCGGCCTCGTCATGTGGGCGCTGTCCGGCCTGACCGGGGCGGTCGCACCCGTCATCGCCGCCGAACTGGGCGAGCGGGGCCCTGCTCTGCGCCCGGTGCGCCGCGCGACGCGCATGGCGCTGTGGCTCTCGATCATCGCCGGCATCGCAGGGATGGGGCTGTGCCTGCTGCTCGGCCCGATCATGCGCGCGACCGGCCAGCAGGAAACGATCATCGGCCTCGCGACGAGCTACAACGTGATCCTCGTCTTCTCGATGATCCCGATGCTGATCGCGAATGTGCTGCGCAGCTATGTCTCGGCGCTCGGCCGCCCGGTCTTCGCGACGGCGATCACCGGGCTCGGCATCCTGATCAATGGGTTTGCGAACTACGCCTTCATCTTCGGCAATTTCGGCGCGCCGGAACTGGGCCTGCGCGGTGCGGCGGTTGCGACGATCATCACTTCGATCATGGTCGTGCTCGCCTATGTCCTCGCCATCCGGCTGACCAAGGGGCTGCATCGCTACCGCATTTTCGGGCGCTGGTGGTCGGCGGACTGGAACCGCTTCTGGCAGGTGATCCGCATCGGCACGCCAATCGCGCTGACCATCACGGCAGAGGCGGGCATCTTCGGTGCTGCCGCTTTCCTGATGGGCAATATCGGCACCGCCCAGCTCGCCGCGCATACGGTCGCGCTGCAGATCGCCGCGCTCGCTTTCCAGGTGCCTTTCGGCGTCGGACAGGCGGCGACGATCCGGGTCGGCTATTTCTACGGCGCGCGCGATCCTGAAGGGATGGCTCGGGCAGGCTGGACGGGCATCGCGCTCGGCACCGGCTTCATGGCGCTGACCGCCAGCGCGATGATCCTTGCGCCCATGCCGCTGCTCGCGATCTATCTCGATCCGTGGGATGCGAAGAACGCCGTGCTGGTCGGCTTCGCGCTCAAATACCTTGTCATCGCCGCAGCCTTCCAGCTGTTCGACGGGATGCAGGCGGTCGCAGCCGGTGCGCTGCGCGGACTGCAGGATACGCGCGTGCCGATGTGGATCGCCGCCTTCAGCTACTGGGTGCCCGGGATCGGCGTTGCGTTGGTGTTGGGCTTTGCCACCCCGCTCGAAGGCGTGGGCGTGTGGATCGGCCTTGCCACGGGCCTTTTCTTCGCCGCGATCCTGCTTACATGGCGCTGGTACCGGCGCGACCGGCTGGGACTGACCAACCGCCCGCTGCGAGCCGCCTAG
- a CDS encoding DUF305 domain-containing protein translates to MLAKTRLLATVATASLLAAAPAAAQDAPIVQPGAPGQQSRQIGAEDAIKVVAARYTQADVDFMQGMIPHHFQAVQMVELVEDRTNNPDIVAIAGRISAGQDDEIAFMQGWLRERGQTAPDPAAHARMGHSMGAMHEGMKGMATPEQMAQLAAASGTEFDRLFLTLMMAHHQGALDMVEALFGSEGAAYDPVLYRFTTDVRSDQRAEIDRMNELLEGLSDDPRTTLKAGFMDAEQAIKGLTLVGTLPKPAGFFDPENPAGLRLEAAAKSPIERKPTETTEASGDEGEKDPTDEAMAALRMAMKAIEEAAKDDDEEGRDPAQDRKTAFSERSPLLNFANTDMAFTGDTLVVGNYHGFNIYDISGDKLPSLVSSVVCPGGQGDVSIVGDLLIMSVEQTRGRVDCGLGGIDEDVSEERFRGLRIFDISNLRAPVQVGQVQTCRGSHTHSVVAEDADTILVYNSGTSRVRDEEELAGCSIFGSGDKGSALFSIDVIEIPKANPAASRIIDSPRVFADGDKIDGLWGGGDHGEGTQRTATTDQCHDITIFPSKAIAAGACSGNGIVLDISDPRAPKRIDDVTDKGFAYWHSATFNNDGTKVVFTDEWGGGGRPRCKTYDPRDWGADAIYDIVDGQLEARSLYKLPAAQGEMENCVAHNGSLVPVPGRDIFVQAWYQGGISLMDFTDSDKPYEIAYFDRGPVNADQMAMGGFWSVYWYNGRIYGTEIARGLDVLELAPGEFLTENEIAAAKLASQGETFNPQQQYPVTWEDSPVVALAYLDQLERRDGFTAPEGLRSGLEELRDNSSAPAPAAMQALARAAGSLGDSAKERMLADLVGRLQDAQLGG, encoded by the coding sequence ATGCTGGCAAAGACTCGCCTTCTCGCAACCGTTGCAACCGCATCGCTGCTCGCCGCAGCGCCCGCCGCCGCGCAGGACGCACCGATCGTCCAGCCGGGCGCGCCCGGGCAGCAAAGCCGCCAGATCGGCGCCGAAGACGCGATCAAGGTGGTCGCGGCGCGCTATACCCAGGCCGACGTCGATTTCATGCAGGGCATGATCCCGCACCACTTCCAGGCGGTGCAGATGGTCGAGCTGGTCGAAGACCGCACCAACAATCCCGACATCGTCGCGATCGCCGGGCGCATTTCCGCCGGACAGGACGACGAGATCGCCTTCATGCAGGGCTGGCTGCGCGAGCGTGGCCAGACCGCGCCCGACCCGGCTGCGCATGCACGCATGGGCCATTCGATGGGCGCAATGCACGAAGGCATGAAGGGCATGGCGACGCCGGAGCAGATGGCGCAGCTCGCGGCTGCATCAGGCACCGAGTTCGACCGCCTGTTCCTCACGCTGATGATGGCGCACCACCAGGGCGCGCTCGACATGGTGGAGGCGCTGTTCGGGTCCGAAGGCGCGGCCTACGATCCGGTTCTCTACCGCTTCACCACCGATGTCCGCTCCGACCAGCGGGCCGAGATCGACCGGATGAACGAGCTGCTCGAAGGTCTTTCGGACGATCCGCGCACCACGCTCAAGGCAGGCTTCATGGATGCCGAACAGGCGATCAAGGGCCTCACCCTCGTCGGCACGCTGCCCAAGCCGGCAGGCTTCTTCGATCCGGAAAACCCGGCGGGCCTGCGTCTCGAAGCCGCGGCCAAGAGCCCGATCGAGCGCAAGCCGACCGAGACCACGGAAGCATCCGGGGACGAGGGCGAAAAGGACCCGACCGACGAGGCGATGGCCGCGCTGCGCATGGCGATGAAGGCGATCGAGGAAGCCGCGAAGGACGATGACGAGGAAGGCCGCGATCCTGCGCAGGACCGCAAGACCGCCTTTAGCGAGCGTTCGCCGCTGCTGAACTTCGCCAACACCGACATGGCCTTCACCGGCGACACGCTGGTGGTCGGCAATTACCACGGCTTCAACATCTACGACATATCGGGCGACAAGCTGCCCTCGCTCGTCAGCTCGGTCGTCTGCCCGGGCGGCCAGGGCGACGTCTCGATCGTCGGCGACCTGCTGATCATGTCGGTCGAACAGACCCGCGGCCGGGTCGACTGCGGCCTTGGCGGGATCGACGAGGATGTCAGCGAAGAACGCTTCCGCGGCCTGCGCATCTTCGACATTTCCAACCTGCGCGCACCGGTCCAGGTCGGCCAGGTGCAGACCTGCCGCGGCTCGCACACCCATTCGGTGGTGGCGGAAGATGCCGACACCATCCTCGTCTACAACTCGGGCACTTCGCGCGTGCGTGACGAGGAAGAGCTGGCCGGCTGCTCGATCTTCGGCAGCGGCGACAAGGGTTCCGCGCTCTTCAGCATCGACGTGATCGAGATCCCGAAGGCCAATCCGGCTGCTTCGCGCATCATCGATTCCCCGCGCGTCTTCGCCGATGGCGACAAGATCGACGGCCTGTGGGGCGGCGGCGACCACGGGGAAGGCACGCAGCGCACCGCGACGACCGACCAGTGCCACGACATCACCATCTTCCCGTCAAAGGCGATCGCGGCGGGCGCATGCTCGGGCAACGGCATCGTGCTCGACATCTCCGACCCGCGCGCGCCCAAGCGCATCGACGACGTGACCGACAAGGGCTTCGCCTACTGGCACTCGGCGACCTTCAACAACGACGGGACCAAGGTCGTCTTCACCGACGAGTGGGGCGGCGGTGGCCGTCCGCGCTGCAAGACCTACGACCCGCGCGACTGGGGCGCCGACGCGATCTACGACATCGTCGACGGCCAGCTCGAAGCGCGCAGCCTCTACAAGCTGCCCGCCGCGCAGGGCGAGATGGAAAACTGCGTCGCGCACAACGGCTCGCTCGTGCCGGTTCCGGGCCGCGATATCTTCGTCCAGGCATGGTACCAGGGCGGCATCTCGCTGATGGACTTCACCGACAGCGACAAGCCCTATGAAATCGCCTATTTCGACCGCGGTCCGGTGAATGCCGACCAGATGGCGATGGGCGGCTTCTGGTCGGTCTACTGGTACAACGGCCGCATCTACGGCACCGAGATCGCCCGCGGCCTCGACGTGCTCGAACTCGCGCCGGGCGAATTCCTGACCGAGAACGAGATTGCCGCCGCCAAGCTTGCGAGCCAGGGCGAGACCTTCAACCCGCAGCAGCAGTATCCGGTCACCTGGGAGGATTCCCCGGTCGTCGCCCTCGCCTATCTCGACCAGCTCGAGCGCCGCGACGGCTTCACTGCACCCGAAGGCCTGCGTAGCGGGCTCGAGGAACTGCGCGACAACTCCAGCGCTCCGGCGCCGGCTGCGATGCAGGCCCTCGCCCGCGCTGCCGGTTCGCTCGGCGACAGCGCCAAGGAACGCATGCTCGCCGACCTCGTCGGCCGCCTGCAGGACGCTCAGCTCGGCGGCTGA
- the rplL gene encoding 50S ribosomal protein L7/L12 → MADIAKLVEELSKLTVLEAAELAKALEEEWGVSAAAAVAVAGAPAAGGDAAAAEEKDEFDVILTGDGGKKIQVIKEVRAITGLGLGEAKALVEGAPKPLKEGVNKAEAEEIKGKIEAAGGTVELK, encoded by the coding sequence ATGGCCGATATCGCCAAGCTTGTTGAAGAACTTTCGAAGCTGACCGTCCTGGAAGCCGCTGAGCTTGCCAAGGCACTTGAAGAAGAGTGGGGCGTTTCCGCTGCTGCTGCTGTTGCAGTTGCAGGCGCTCCGGCTGCTGGCGGCGACGCTGCTGCTGCTGAAGAGAAGGACGAATTCGACGTCATTCTCACCGGCGACGGTGGCAAGAAGATCCAGGTGATCAAGGAAGTCCGCGCCATCACCGGTCTCGGCCTCGGCGAAGCGAAGGCTCTCGTCGAAGGTGCGCCGAAGCCGCTGAAGGAAGGCGTCAACAAGGCAGAAGCCGAAGAAATCAAGGGCAAGATCGAAGCAGCCGGCGGTACCGTCGAACTGAAGTAA
- the rplJ gene encoding 50S ribosomal protein L10, with protein sequence MDRSQKTEAVAQLNAVFNEVGVVVVTRNLGLSVAQSTELRGKMREAGASYKVAKNRLATLALKDTQYEGLEEYLTGPTALAYSEDPVAAAKAAVEFAKTNDKLEIVGGSMGGQMLDEAGVKALASMPSLDELRGKLVGLINAPATKIAQVVNAPAAKLARVFGAQGAKEAA encoded by the coding sequence ATGGATCGTTCGCAGAAAACCGAAGCGGTCGCCCAGCTCAATGCGGTCTTCAACGAGGTCGGCGTGGTGGTTGTCACCCGCAACCTCGGCCTGTCGGTGGCACAGTCCACCGAACTGCGCGGGAAGATGCGTGAAGCCGGTGCGTCCTACAAGGTTGCGAAGAACCGCCTTGCTACGCTCGCCCTGAAGGACACCCAGTACGAGGGCCTCGAGGAATACCTCACCGGCCCGACCGCTCTTGCCTATTCGGAAGATCCGGTAGCAGCGGCCAAGGCTGCGGTGGAATTCGCCAAGACCAACGACAAGCTTGAAATTGTCGGCGGTTCGATGGGCGGCCAGATGCTCGACGAAGCAGGGGTCAAGGCACTCGCCTCGATGCCGAGCCTCGACGAGCTGCGTGGCAAGCTGGTGGGTCTCATCAACGCCCCGGCGACGAAGATCGCCCAGGTCGTCAATGCACCCGCCGCCAAGCTCGCCCGCGTCTTCGGTGCCCAGGGCGCCAAGGAAGCGGCGTAA